The following coding sequences lie in one Nycticebus coucang isolate mNycCou1 chromosome 18, mNycCou1.pri, whole genome shotgun sequence genomic window:
- the LOC128570157 gene encoding LOW QUALITY PROTEIN: serine/threonine-protein kinase LATS2-like (The sequence of the model RefSeq protein was modified relative to this genomic sequence to represent the inferred CDS: inserted 1 base in 1 codon; deleted 2 bases in 1 codon; substituted 1 base at 1 genomic stop codon), giving the protein MRPKTFPATTYSGNSRQRLQEIREGLKQPSKSSXSGLPVGPNSDTPLDAKVLGSKDAARQQQQMRATPKFGPYQKALREIRYSLLPFANESGTTAAAEVNRQMLQELVNAGCDQEMAGRALKNWQQTGSRSIEATLEYISKMGYLDPRNEQIVRVIKQTAPGKGLLPAPVTRRPSFERTSDSFASYHQPSGAAYERPEFSPDGPTALEEVPRQYMDFLFSGAGPHGVQGHQLQLKGYGPGAEAAHFSLQAHYGRPHLLVPAEPLGYGLQRSPSFQSQAPSQPGAYASLPTKGQGPASASLAFPATVCVPHPHHKQAGPAAHQLHAMGSRPVFSGDSPPQSLLAPSRNSLNSDLYELGSTPVQQRPTATLARRDSLQKPGLEVPPXQHVAFLPDGPVPSRTNSFNSHQPQTGPPSKAEPSLPTPNTVTAVSATHTHILHPVKSMRVLRPEPQTAVGPSHPAWVPAPAAEALDSKDEHVLVLGSAGTYPLDVDYCSPDRRCPPPPYPKHLLLRSKSEQYDLNSLCVGVEQSFLGGRAAEPGDRSNKSHKSAKGDKGGKDKKQIQTSPVPVRKNSRDKEKRESRIKSYSPYAFKFFMEQHVENVIKTYQQKVNRRLQLEQEMAKAGFCEAEQEQMRKILYQKESNYNRLKRAKMDKSMFVKIKTLGIGAFGEVCLACKVDTHALYAMKTLRKKDVLNRNQVAHVKAERDILAEADNEWVVKLYYSFQDKDSLYFVMDYIPGGDMMSLLIRMEVFPEHLAWFYIAELTLAIESVHKMGFIHRDIKPDNILIDLDGHIKLTDFGLCTGFRWTHNSRYYQKGTVWASTFIVCI; this is encoded by the exons ATGAGGCCAAAGACTTTTCCTGCCACGACTTATTCTGGAAATAGTAGGCAGCGATTGCAAGAGATTCGAGAAGGGTTAAAGCAGCCGTCCAAGTCTT GCTCGGGGTTACCCGTGGGACCAAACAGTGACACTCCCCTGGATGCCAAAGTCCTGGGGAGCAAGGATGCtgccaggcagcagcagcagatgAGAGCCACCCCAAAGTTTGGACCTTACCAGAAAGCATTGAGGGAAATCAGATATTCCTTGTTGCCTTTTGCTAACGAATCGGGCACTACAGCAGCTGCAGAAGTCAATCGGCAAATGCTGCAGGAGCTCGTGAATGCAGGATGTGACCAGGAGATGGCTGGCAGAGCACTCAAG AACTGGCAGCAAACTGGCAGCAGGAGTATTGAGGCCACCCTGGAGTACATCAGCAAGATGGGCTACCTGGACCCGAGGAATGAGCAGATCGTGCGCGTCATTAAGCAGACCGCCCCAGGAAAGGGCCTGCTGCCAGCCCCTGTGACACGGAGGCCCAGCTTTGAAAGAACCAGCGATTCCTTTGCATCCTACCACCAGCCGAGCGGCGCGGCCTATGAGAGGCCTGAGTTCAGCCCCGATGGCCCCACAGCCCTGGAGGAGGTACCACGGCAATACATGGATTTCCTCTTCTCCGGAGCCGGGCCTCACGGTGTGCAGGGTCACCAGCTCCAGCTCAAGGGCTACGGCCCCGGCGCGGAGGCAGCGCACTTCTCGCTGCAGGCGCACTACGGCCGGCCTCACCTACTGGTGCCAGCAGAGCCCTTGGGCTATGGCCTGCAGCGCAGCCCCTCCTTCCAGAGTCAAGCGCCATCCCAGCCGGGGGCCTACGCCAGCCTGCCCACCAAGGGCCAGGGCCCAGCAAGCGCCAGCCTCGCCTTTCCGGCCACTGTCTGCGTTCCACACCCGCACCACAAGCAGGCAGGCCCTGCCGCTCACCAGCTGCACGCGATGGGCTCCCGCCCAGTGTTCTCCGGAGACAGCCCCCCACAGAGCCTGCTTGCTCCCTCCCGGAACAGCCTCAACTCAGACCTGTATGAGCTGGGCAGCACCCCCGTCCAGCAGCGGCCGACCGCTACCCTGGCTCGCCGCGACTCCCTGCAGAAGCCAGGCCTGGAGGTGCCCCCATGACAGCACGTAGCCTTCCTCCCCGATGGTCCAGTGCCCAGCAGAACCAACTCTTTTAATAGCCACCAGCCGCAGACCGGCCCACCCAGCAAGGCTGAGCCCTCCCTGCCAACCCCTAACACCGTCACAGCGGTTTCGGCCACGCACACGCACATCCTGCACCCTGTGAAAAGCATGCGTGTGCTCAGGCCTGAGCCGCAGACAGCTGTGGGGCCCTCACACCCCGCCTGGGTGCCTGCCCCAGCCGCAGAGGCCCTGGACTCCAAGGACGAGCACGTCCTGGTCCTGGGCAGTGCGGGCACCTACCCCCTGGATGTGGACTACTGTAGTCCGGACCGCAGGTGCCCCCCGCCGCCCTACCCAAAGCACCTGCTGCTGCGCAGTAAGTCGGAGCAGTACGACCTGAACAGCCTGTGCGTGGGTGTGGAGCAGAGCTTTCTTGGGGGCCGGGCGGCAGAGCCTGGCGACAGGAGCAACAAGAGCCACAAGAGCGCCAAGGGGGACAAAGGTGGGAAGGATAAAAAGCAGATCCAGACCTCTCCTGTTCCTGTGCGCAAAAACAGcagagacaaagagaagagagaatcCCGCATCAAGAGCTACTCGCCCTATGCCTTTAAGTTCTTCATGGAGCAGCATGTGGAAAACGTCATAAAAACCTACCAGCAGAAGGTCAACCGGAGGTTGCAGCTTGAACAAGAAATGGCCAAAGCTGGATTCTGTGAAGCTGAGCAGGAACAGATGAGGAAGATTCTCTACCAGAAAGAGTCTAATTATAACAGGCTGAAGAGGGCCAAGATGGACAAGTCTATGTTTGTGAAAATCAAAACCTTGGGGATTGGTGCCTTTGGAGAAGTGTGCCTTGCTTGTAAGGTCGACACTCATGCTCTGTATGCTATGAAAACTCTGAGGAAAAAGGATGTCTTGAACCGGAATCAGGTGGCCCATGTCAAAGCTGAAAGGGACATCTTGGCCGAAGCAGACAATGAGTGGGTTGTCAAACTCTACTACTCCTTCCAAGACAAAGACAGCCTGTACTTTGTGATGGACTACATCCCTGGGGGAGACATGATGAGCCTGCTGATCCGGATGGAGGTCTTCCCTGAGCACCTCGCCTGGTTCTACATCGCAGAGCTGACTTTGGCCATTGAGAGTGTCCACAAGATGGGCTTCATCCACCGAGACATCAAACCTGACAACATTTTGATCGATCTGGATGGTCACATAAAACTCACAGATTTTGGCCTCTGTACTGGGTTCAGGTGGACTCACAATTCCAGATACTACCAGAAAGGTACCGTCTGGGCCTCTACATTCATTGTCTGCATCTAG